Sequence from the Montipora foliosa isolate CH-2021 chromosome 12, ASM3666993v2, whole genome shotgun sequence genome:
ACAGGAGGTCcaagaagttgtaattttggtgTTAAAATAAAGCCTTGGAAATTGAGCTTGACGTTTCGTGTGCAGTTTACGGTGTGTGAATAATTTCGCGCATCACTTGAAAGTCAtttatgctgagccaatcagcgtgcAAGCACGTGCTAAGCTGTCAACTGACACCCAATTCTTTTATGTGTGATTGATATAATACGTAAATGATATTTCGCGTGCAGGTTATAGCGGGAAACAAAAAGTAGCTACTTAAgtggttttaaaattaatttttcaggatttttttcagaaaatataCTTCATAGCCCATTGATTCAAGATTcgcaaaaacaagaaatttgagGGCGGCGCTCAaattttcctttaccgagaTGTAAATGGGATAAAAAAAGGTACCTAAGGTTCTTGTTTAAGAGGAAACAAGGATTTACTTCGCTGTCGAGCTTATTTTGAgagaaatctcttacgttttgtatgggCAAGCACTTATTTGCATGCCTTCGGGGTTTATACTCTATTTCCTAGTCCTCTATGGAAATCACACACTCATGATTCATTCGTGTATTATTCATAGAAAGCCGCCATTTTCACCAATCACACCGAAATGTGGCATGTTTACTGGGGAGAAATAGCCCCAGTTTCCCTGTAAATgtcggctttctagctttcatgacgCCTATCAGCTGGAACAACTACTGGGAAAGAATTGCCGAATGTTGTCTTCAGAGTTTGACTCTGGATTGCAGTGGAAGGACTGTTGTGTTTGCCTTTATCGCAGGAGTGTCATAGGTAGGGGATTTATACAAAATTTTTGGTAtaattaagaaatggtaagcgtgcaactatcgagttatggacacatgcgggaggttgctaagcctAGCTtagactctagcttcttgagtgcttagcaaacctcccaagtgcgtccataacttcttcagtgcttagcaaacctcccaagtgcgtccataactcgatagttgcacgctgcacgcttaccatttcttttataacataatcgtgaacaccactcctgcgtgtttcgcttgtatttgcataaatcaagtttggtcaacagacgatatcaacacaactttgctttttaaagacaactttgaattaacaagacaaaatgatgaacaaacagttttcccagtcaaaaattttattggaatcaacaataatttgctcttaggagagaaaacatttcgattctcttgcgagcgtcgacacaaacaccctgtctttgcacatgcttcgcttttgttgaaagcgatcaagctatcgcaaacagcacgacttttccaatccaaaaaaaacgacgttacactatttcaactcaaatggccgatgaaataaatctcaaaaagaaaatcgacatgcCAAAACAcgatttaccttcctgtagcatcttccccgGTCTCAtgaaatccatttcaattccgcgattcggcttgaatatttaagcagagtttagattgtgttttggaaatcaaaagcagtacaaacacgaaacgctctttcgtcgctttaagaccttcagttctccttttccgctgctgattaatctttagggctatatctttctattttgagctctgtagaggttcacccctattctaagaggaggaaaatatgtcttggaaaattaggactgatgcgctcgtgacagcattttctttttaagttagatcgcacgtcagctgtcgtcagcgagcgtgcaccctgggcaaatagtaaatgatcaattggccaatcagaacgcgcgttttatccaagttatgttataaaatgTGATATTTAGAATAGTGTGActtttttacatgtacatgcatgtgCGAATGTTTCGCAGAACGAAGCATAGGCGAGAAAAATGAAGGTGTTTTGCGGGATGGAAATGAGTGGGTCTATCGCTATTCTATAGTTCAGGTGTTTGTGGTGGCAGTTATCTGTCTGTTTTTGAGTTGAGCGCTGGGGAAAAGCCGATGATGGTATTTTATAGGGCATTCGCATGTGTTTGTATATACACAGCATTATTATGGATGAAATCAGCGGGTTGGAATTTGGGATAACTGATACATTTTTCTGGAAGCGCACATTTTAATGTGTGGTAGGTCATGTGACGAGGGCTGGAATTTAAAGCGATTGTGTAAATGGctaaaattaatatttgaaaaagaataaagaatatgaaagctacatgtatttgatAGTTTTTGCTTTGACGATTTGAGGAACGATTTGGTTGTTATTAATATGTTGTTACTAGGTTCAAAAGGATTCAAATGATAGGCTTGTTACTGGGCTTAATCATTATGATGAAAAGAATGTACTTTATGCATGCAGGTGGTGTGCTTAAGGTTTGAAGATTTTCTGAGGATTTTTGGTATTTTGACTGTAATAGAAGGGGAGGAAGCTGTGAGTGGAGTAACGTTTTGTAGTGGTAAATACTAGCGAGTGTAAAATGTGGTCCAGAAGAAGTTAGAATGGAGAATGAAGTTGCAGGAAAAGATTGGTTTTTTCACTAAAATTCCCGTCGTGAGATACAGATTTTTAGACAGGTGAGATGGTATATCGCGATTTGTCACAGTTGCctacttaaggacgtttgcgcccaTTGCTACAGCGCATGCAAATTCatatgccacgtcatgcattgAGCGCGTGCGCCAAGTTCTAAAGTGAATAATGATAGGACAGATGGCCATTGCTTTagctttgcttttcttttcagaaagagattttatttacaattattttcacaTTGTCCaagaatgaacaaaaaaaaaccattgtgggaagttaaaaaaatttcaagatttctgtcctaaggacatggaatcctgccatcttgcggctgcaaggcgcatgaaactatgatcgctaaatgcgaacttgttctttgaggaacctcaacagttgacTAAATTTACTTGATGTGTCCACTTAAAGTTTGGTAgacaacatttcacttcaaagaagtaattgcaatatttttgggtttATAGACATTGTGGCCTTATTTGCGAAAGAAGCTGGGTTTTTTTTAGATTTAGGGTGTTGTTTCAGGCAAGTTCTCTTCAAAGGAAGTCGGTgatcccccattttttttacctttctgacatcactaactcatcatctttctaTGGTAAAGTTTGCAGAAAAAAGtcaatgttttaaaattttcgcgcgaatgTCCTTAAGGTTTGGCAGACGCTTACTGCAAATGCTATTGTGAACCCTGGATATCATTAAACAAAGGAGACAACTGATGATGAAAATGAAGATATGTAGATATTAACTGTAGCTTTATAGTGACTTGAACAGTGTACAGTGTTGATTAACAACTAAATTCATTTTTCAGCATGTGTTAGTGTTGGATTTAGTTAAATCCTCTGTGCTCAAAGATGCTTTTAGTGTCCTTATAAGTTCCAATACATTTTAAGAGAACTTAACGTGTTTTGTATGTGTGAGTATTCTTGAAGTACAGTTCATTGTACAGTGTTCGTTGTTATCCAATGATGTGGGTTTAACATTTTGTCTAGCAGTACCTGAGTTACATGTACTGCGTTTTGTCGTGTATTCTTTAGctaatgaatacagaaacctTTTTGAACTCACAGGTTACTACTCTTTCCAGTAGATTGCCATATTCACAAATTTTTTTGCTGCCTTTTGACTATCGTTTTTGATGCCCTGAGTTTCTTTCAAATCAATCACGTGGTATATTAGTCCAGGCATTTTGTGGTCGGACCTGTAACTAATTGCAAAAGAAGCTTTCTCGTCATTGACCAGTTAGGAATATCCTATGCATGAACGTACTAAAAGTCCCTAAAGATCCAAGCATGGGAACACCTCCAAACTGCACCCATAAAATAAGTTTCTTTTTCCTATAGCACGAAAACGAGGCTGTCACCGGGAAGTTGCCGTTCAGCGttttttatttgtataattCGAGGCATTTCGCCAAAACTAAGAATCTACCCTTAAGAACAATGATTTTAAGGCTTTAATCGTGAAAGACTTTTCCGCAAAATATATTTAACTTAGTGAATTATTAAGGTTTATTTAGAGCCAGCGGTGAAATCTTATTTTGCCGAAACATTACAAGACATAAATGCTTAAGACTCACGACAAGAAAAGGCCTATATCATCACAACAAAGCTACCTCTTTGTTCAATTCTACACATGCTACATATACAATGTATTTATAAAAATGCTAGTCTTCCAAATGTTCACTTTCCTAGTCTACAGTGTTCAAAGAATTTGTGCACAAAGACCTTTGCATTGGCCACAGACTGGGGAACACTGCGTACCATTCTTGCGACAAATTTGTTGCACCTCCATTATATTGCTACAGTCAGACAAAGAGTTGCATCTGATTAACTAGAGAAGAGATTCTGGGGTAGGCGGCAAGTCTGCTGCAACAGGAAATACTTGATAATTAGGGAGTTTCCACCCCCAGTCTTCCATTGACATGCCTGCAACTTCTCCTACCACTGCTTTACCTGCAAGCAGACGCGTAGGCTGTGAAATCGGGCCACTGCTGCTGTTGGGGGCAGATTCTGTTACTCGATATGAGATGTCTtggctgcaagttttttgaagTAACGCTGATATCTGATAGAGTTAACCTACCCCTGGTTTACCTCCAAAACATGATACAAGTGATTTTTCACCTGCAGTGACAACGCCAGAAACCGCAGAATGACAGATGAAGACCAACGTTAGCGTGCTCTTTGAAGTAAGGTACATTCTCAAGTTTCTTCAGGGCTGTTGCCTTTCCAACTCCATAGAGGCGTGATGTTGTGTTGCATCCAGTGACGGTGtgaaggaaaaggaaatttCTGCGAACTTCCTTACCCAGCTGTTCTTTCACTTTCTTCATATGCCAGACTCGGGCACATCTCGAGTTTGCCTTTGTCTCAGGTCAAAACAAGAGGCCACATCCACCTTCGGAATCATGGTAACACAGAAGGACTGGCAAATCTGTGCCATCCCCAACTAAAACCATGGAATTCTTTATGGCAGACTCTACAGCGGTTTTGATTACAAGTAGGTCGGCGTCACCATTTGCGGCGTCACCTCTGGGCCATGGGACTCGATGGAGAAGAGAACCTCCGTCCAGCACGTACTGTATGTTCCCTTCAGGTTGTGTCTTAGCCTCTGGTGTAAGCTTTGCCCATAGTGCATCTGCTAATGATGGCTTTGGTGGCTGCCTTAACATAAATGGGTAGTCGAAAGAGCTGTGGGATATATGCAGAGCTCGTCCCGAAATAATTTCTAAAATACAAGCTGAGGGTCAACTTGTACTTGTACTCAATCTTTACGGAGGACTTGGATGCTATAGTGACTGTCTGGGCACTTCGTTTGAATGAGTAATCTATGGTTAACGTTCCCTTCACTGACGCTAGCATCTTCTCCCCGACGCTCTTGGCTGTGTCAGCATTGATATTACTATCAGCATTTACACCATTCATGATATTCCTTAGGGTTGTGAGTAGCCAGAGCACTGAGGATGGTCATTGCTTCCTTCATTTCTCTTGTTTAGACACATCTTTGTTCTGTTCTCCAGAATAAAATTAACTCCTGTCAGCTTTTGCATGATGTTTTTTGTTTCAGCACATGCATAAATGCAGGCATAGTTAACAGCCAGATAAGACGTTGCTAGTCCGTTTGGTCCCTCCCTCTTGTCAAGCCTCCACTGGTTTTCACGCTTCTCAAAAGAACCTGTTCGACGACTACATAGGTCTTTCGATAATCCTGCCCAAAATCGATCACTTCTTCTTGCTACGTGAAGACTTGCTAGACATCCTGGTGGTCGGTACGGAGGTCTGTCATAGCTGAGGCTTGTTGAGTCATtacaaaaactttctttttggtATGGTTGGGATGTCTTCAATCgcgtatttttctttttactatCCAAACTCAAAgtttaaatataaacaaaattccTTCACTGTATTGGAAGGGAATTACTTTAGACtttttagttttcaaattgaACTAAAGCGCAAGATTTGCAGGACACACACTTTCTCTGTTAGTTCATAACTGGGTGAAAACATTTCCTTTGTCCACTTCCTGGacattttgctttgaattaTGAGGGGAAAAAGATAAATTTACTAATGAGTTAGGACAAAAAAGAATATTACAATGTAAAGCGCGAAGCAATGAGTGAACCACAGGTTTTTCACCAAGATGAAATTCATTTTGGATGTCTCTACTCATGTCAAATTACATTTTCCTGAATTACATAATCTCTGAACATGACATTACTGTTAGGTCTTTTAGTGTAAAAGTGTCCTTTTTGTGTTCTAACATCGCTTGTGGAAGACCGTGTTCTTCGCTACATAATTCACTCAGATAGCCATCCATCGACGACATCTCTAAAGGTTTCACTTACTTATGAAGAATAATTCTTCTATTTAATGGGTATATAAATGCACTTAACTAGGAAGATAACACAATAAATTTTCTCAGTCTTGGCTAGCCTATGCTGCACGTGGCTTTAAACTCAAGCAAAACAACGGTAGCTCACAACAGATAGTAAATGCAACGTCGTTTGCATGCTGAGCAATACAGGGCtctaaaaaagttgttttttgtCAACTTCCCCCAATCGGATTTTCGGGGACTTTTGATATGTTATAGAGGACATGTCCCTGGACCAAAGACTGTTAAAAATCCTTCTTTTGCAATTAGTGGCAGGTTGACCGACTTTTGGCGATAAAATGCGTGGACTTTATTGAAATACACCACATGAGGAGATTTTTTTCTGTGGCGTCATGATATTTTCATATTATGTGATGGTCATTTACACTGTACAACATATTTATCTTCAAGAGGAAGGCTTACTGCTTTTGCCTGCCATATCTCGAGTTGTAGCCGCTGCCTAAGAAGTGAAAAGAAATGATGTTATGGTTTGCTCAGATTTAAGCAATACAGTGTTTCATACTGCATGAGAAAAATGATATAAATTTTAGCTACAGGCAAGTCCTTTAACTTTGTTTAATATCTGAGAGCTTGAATTAAAGTGGGTTTGCATTTTGAACTTTTGTGAACTCAAAAAGGATATAGGTTTCATAGTTAGATGATAGaactgaataataattgtttcttGTGGCATTTTAAATTTGAGGGCTTGGATAGGTAAAGTACTTCAGTGTACATAGTGTTTGTGTTAACACCTGATAGCTACATGTATTctttgcaaatatgaaaataaatttattaattCTCTGATTGATTTGCTACCTCAACTCTTAGCAATTTATTAATAGTATAATAGTGatgaaaaagaaagtaaaatcTAATATACCAGTACATTTACCTCATGCCAGTAGAGatgatgttttttttctgtttggtaCAGTTTCTTGATTGCCTATTAAATAGGTAGAGTATAGTGTCTTTCATTTTGAGTTCCCTTACCATTGCTGGTGCTATGGGACATATATGGTCCAAATATGGAAATGGCATGGGAGAACCTATGGCCCATACGTGGGTATTGTATTTCTTTGATGTGGGTTATTTTCCCCTATCTTAAGCCCATACACAGTGACTGTCTTCACTTAGCACAATTTTATTGTCTTATGCTATGGGATTGCTACGTATTTCGTAAAGTTCCATATATTCCCCATAGGATCTGGTATGGGAATGACATGGGACAGTCCCATACCAATCCCACTGGTTGACTCACTAGTCTCTATGGGATTGCTACGTATTTTGTAAAGTTCCACATATTTCCCGTAGCATAAATCTGAGGAAAGGCATGTGACATTCCCGTACCAATCCCATATGATCATTGACTCTTCTCTATGGGATTGCTATGGGTAATTTTAATGAAGTCCCATACCAATACCATACATGATCCATGACTTAAACATATGGGAAGTCTATGGGATATGACTGACTAATATTCCCATAATTCAACCACCACAACTTATATCCCCATACCATACTTTACACTGGTGAATTGACTGATTGCATGGCTATAGCCCCTATTTTAATCTTCTACTTATATCAATCAAGTGTAGTAAGCTATAAGGTATATACATTGTTGTCAATAAGTGAGCCACACAGTCAGTTTCACATTCTTCACATGTTTAATTGCTGTACATGATATCCATATAATTCCTTTCACACAgtataaatttttgtttttgtctcaaCAATATTAATATTCAAAATCTGTTACTTAAAAACTGAAACTTGATAATTACACTGTATAAGAAAATATGATCATTAGAAAAATCCTCAATCTGGGCAAACTTTGttcataaaaattaattgttgtACATGATATCCACATGATTCCTTCCACACagtataaattattgtttttgtctcaacaatattaattaatattcaaaatCTCTCGTTACTTGAAAACTGAAACTTAATAATTGCACTGTATAGTAAAATCATTAGAAAAATCCTCAACCTATGAAAACTTTAttcatgaaaattaaaaatattaaaaaaaaggcACATCTGAATTGTTTACTCTCGTCTTGGAGCTCTAATTCTTTGGGGCCGTCTTGCCTCCACACATTTCATGTTGATTTTTTGAACAATTTGACTAGGAGCAGGAGAGTCCTTGGCAAACTTTGAACAAACTTTTCCTGAAAAAGAATTGAAAATTTATTAGTTTGTCATGTTAATTAAATGTTGTGAGCCAACTTTTACATAACATTAAGTATTGGTTAAATGTTCAAGGCATTGATTCCTATAGTTGTGGGGCGAGGTGTTCAGAGCAAGATTTGTACTAATTCGGGTATAAAACCCTGGTGATTAACTTGTATGTTgtcaattttaattattttcataaAAGATACCTTCGGCTTTAAATATTAATAACCCAACCTAAAACTTAACCCAAGACTGCTTTTGGGAAATGCTataaaagttaataaaatataGCCCAACTTACCTATGAGGGCATCCATTATCATTGCAGTCAATGGCTTGTGGACATCACCATTCTTGCTTTTCCTGTCATTTCCTTTTGCATTTGAAACAGCAAGTGTTTCTTTGGTGAAGAATGTATCAATGGCTGCATTGATATATCCTGGCCAGCTCTTGAACGCTGAGCAGTATGCCTGCTGGTGAGGGTACCAAAATACTCCTGACCCCTCCATTACTTCTACCATCTGTAAAATAGACAGAAGTTGaatgcaattattattatttttaactgaCAACTATTAGATAAAAAAAACGTTTGGAGTCCTATGCTGCTTAATATGAACACCTTGTTAACCTCACTTTACAGAAAGTGGTGATAGGCTGGGCTACACACTTTGAAACAGGAAAAGTTAACAATAAGATACGTGTACTTGACCAAATGTGATACTGTGTGCAATGTCATTTGACTTAGGTCAGTTTCATCATCACTGCTGTCTGCTGTGGCACTTTGAAAATGAAGGCCCCTCCTGGGCTCACAAATAGTTTTTGACTTATAACTGGTTGTCGGTCTTGCAGGAATGCAAGGCCTTGCAGGCATGGGTGGGTTGGCTGGAAGAAATTCTTCTGTTGGTGATTGTATAGATTCAGGAGTGGTTAAGGTTCTGTCAGGTGATAACGTTGTGCTAGTAGTCAATGGTGTGGAAGACTGGCATAATGGTCTGGAACTTCTGTGGCGAATTGGATGAGGTGTGAAGGTTGCAATGGTTGTTGTGCTAGTGCTTGGGTTTTTGTTAGGTGATAAAGATGTGTTAGCGTTCAATGGTGTGGAAGACTGGCATGAAGGACTGGAACTTCTGTGGTGAATTGGTTGAGGTGTGAAGGTTGCATCGACAGGATTATTTACAGCTACTGTAGTGACCTCAGAATCTGCTGCCCATCGAGTTGCTGCCTGGGCTCTTCTTGCTGCCAAGAAGAATTTTTGTCTTTCGCGatcttgctctttctttttttgtttttcttctttatcACTCTCTGTTTGcttctgtttctttttcttctttttctgagCATCTGCTTCTTCCtcagaattttttcttttttgctgcGTTTCAATTTCCTTTTGCCCAcccttttttgctttttcttgcCTCATCCTCTCTCGCATAAGCTCATTTTTATCACCTGTAAAGATACATTTTGGAGGTAATAAATTATTCATGTCACTCAATGtacatacatgcatgtacaTGCTACAGCAACCTGCTGTTGAAGCAACTTTTATTTTGGGGTTTTAATTGGTTTCTTTGCACtcacaaaaaaacaattaaaattaaattttatgtATGTGCTTTGAGTTGTGATTGGTTCATTACATTGTGTTTGGGTTTACAACACAAGGACAACATGACAGCGTATCAGCAGTATGCACAAAAATGCATAAGAAAACCCATATAACAATCCCGCTCAAACCTGAATTTTACCCTAACATTAAATAtgtcagggctcgaaattaatgaaaaaatccAGTCACAAAATTTTTAGTGGCAAAAATTGCAGCACTgtattgtgttgtcagcggtttgtAGCAAAGaaacttgagcccgcaatacttgtgtgtaaagttACCACAGAAAATGGCGACTGATCAAAGGAATGGTGTTGTGCACGTAACAttgcagctaaattactctacatttagcaaaagtagcagcaaagtggcaactgcgaACCCTTTTGTGTCAAAATAGCGGAGttgaaaacaagtcgcaaatttgcaacttctccagacattttagtcgcaaaggaaaaaaatttagtcgcaaatgcaactgtattggtcgcaatttcgagccctgtctgtaaatgtaaattgttaTGAGATGGTTTAT
This genomic interval carries:
- the LOC137979987 gene encoding uncharacterized protein, whose protein sequence is MVEVMEGSGVFWYPHQQAYCSAFKSWPGYINAAIDTFFTKETLAVSNAKGNDRKSKNGDVHKPLTAMIMDALIGKVCSKFAKDSPAPSQIVQKINMKCVEARRPQRIRAPRRE
- the LOC137980786 gene encoding DNA ligase 1-like; protein product: MQIGDVISALWIPNGQYYDAKILAKEGDKNELMRERMRQEKAKKGGQKEIETQQKRKNSEEEADAQKKKKKKQKQTESDKEEKQKKKEQDRERQKFFLAARRAQAATRWAADSEVTTVAVNNPVDATFTPQPIHHRSSSPSCQSSTPLNANTSLSPNKNPSTSTTTIATFTPHPIRHRSSRPLCQSSTPLTTSTTLSPDRTLTTPESIQSPTEEFLPANPPMPARPCIPARPTTSYKSKTICEPRRGLHFQSATADSSDDETDLSQMTLHTVSHLVKYTYLIVNFSCFKVCSPAYHHFL